In the Aneurinibacillus soli genome, one interval contains:
- a CDS encoding IS3 family transposase: MTQVITTRIHFYNHNRPQRNLKKLASIDYRRQLAA, from the coding sequence ATGACTCAAGTGATAACTACTCGTATTCATTTTTATAACCACAACCGACCACAAAGGAATTTAAAGAAGCTGGCGTCGATAGATTATCGACGCCAGCTTGCGGCTTAG
- a CDS encoding recombinase family protein, whose amino-acid sequence MNLSTVLKPGMRGVFYGRHSTNKQEMDMQQVSVYEMVRKYGCTIEKEYLDAGVSAKKNKVTQRKQLMELLADAEQRRFEFIAVYNNDRLARHPLEHQYIRETIRIYGIPIVISSTETLYDEKGDIIAQLAQDGISKYEVDQISKRTRAGLIVRAKKGYWTGGNPPYGYRYLKNEYRFTPYQEEAEFIRRIFDMYKKNEGFASIANSLSLENSDDKWTKEKVRSIITNPFYAGYMSWGKRTGPGKGTFADRETWIIVHSEYIESIVSKEEWELCWKLYCERRERKVPPKQYKTSYLFANIAICKECNVKLKPKDQTSSGNNGKKYGKRIYFCPTCRLKIEADSFHEYAIDKILNDIRINASYIFSHIQKSFQIDIQRMKDEVSKLEQELGEYNIQLNRIKAELIERMRSNPDDKSKKMINLITMYRSDINKRIETIEKQIKTKTKRIQSIEQVDLKPESWGFIIQDILKPRDEINQTTLRRMLTHLVEYISIDKKHNIEFKTRYDLDRRKVDTTQLELLF is encoded by the coding sequence ATGAACTTGTCTACTGTGCTCAAACCAGGAATGCGTGGTGTTTTTTATGGCAGGCACTCTACAAATAAACAGGAGATGGATATGCAACAGGTTTCTGTTTATGAAATGGTGCGAAAATATGGCTGTACCATTGAAAAGGAGTACCTAGATGCTGGAGTATCAGCAAAGAAAAATAAAGTAACGCAAAGAAAGCAGCTAATGGAACTACTTGCAGATGCGGAGCAGCGCCGCTTTGAGTTTATCGCTGTTTATAATAATGATCGTCTTGCCCGGCATCCTCTGGAGCACCAATACATTCGGGAAACCATAAGGATCTATGGAATTCCCATTGTAATCAGCAGTACGGAAACACTCTATGATGAAAAAGGAGATATTATCGCCCAGCTTGCCCAGGATGGTATCTCCAAATATGAAGTAGACCAAATTTCTAAAAGGACGCGAGCAGGGTTAATCGTGCGTGCTAAGAAGGGATACTGGACAGGCGGAAATCCTCCATACGGTTACCGCTACCTTAAAAACGAATATCGATTCACTCCTTATCAAGAAGAGGCTGAGTTCATTCGGCGAATTTTTGATATGTACAAAAAGAACGAAGGATTTGCATCCATTGCAAATTCTCTTTCTCTAGAAAATAGCGATGATAAATGGACAAAAGAAAAAGTACGAAGCATTATAACCAATCCTTTCTACGCCGGTTATATGAGTTGGGGTAAACGAACAGGACCCGGAAAAGGAACATTCGCTGACCGAGAGACCTGGATTATTGTTCACTCTGAATATATTGAATCGATTGTTTCAAAAGAAGAATGGGAGCTTTGCTGGAAGCTGTACTGTGAAAGGCGAGAGAGAAAGGTTCCTCCCAAGCAATATAAAACCTCTTACCTTTTTGCGAATATTGCAATCTGTAAAGAATGCAATGTAAAGTTAAAACCAAAAGATCAAACTTCATCCGGAAATAACGGAAAGAAGTACGGGAAACGGATATACTTTTGCCCAACTTGTAGATTAAAGATTGAAGCCGATTCTTTTCACGAATACGCTATCGACAAAATTCTGAATGATATTCGGATTAATGCCTCGTATATTTTTTCTCATATCCAAAAGAGCTTCCAAATCGATATACAAAGAATGAAAGACGAGGTTTCTAAGTTGGAACAAGAGCTTGGTGAATACAACATTCAGCTAAACCGAATTAAAGCTGAACTTATAGAGCGTATGAGAAGTAATCCAGATGACAAGAGCAAAAAAATGATTAACCTTATCACAATGTATCGGAGCGATATAAACAAGCGTATTGAAACGATTGAAAAGCAAATTAAGACGAAAACAAAACGGATTCAGTCCATTGAACAAGTTGATCTAAAGCCAGAATCCTGGGGATTTATTATCCAGGATATCTTGAAGCCACGTGATGAAATCAATCAGACTACATTGCGAAGAATGCTTACCCATCTGGTTGAATATATTTCAATTGATAAGAAGCATAACATTGAATTTAAAACTCGTTATGACCTGGACAGACGTAAAGTTGATACGACACAACTTGAGTTGTTGTTCTAA
- a CDS encoding toll/interleukin-1 receptor domain-containing protein, producing the protein MANIYISYSQKDNKVVDIMINRLKELGHTILTANYHLKLEISLPRSIVYEDIRELVHKSEVAIVVFTENYIDSDHRFESNTIISYAKNENKLIIPIVIGDVLPPNSYFEINWARISSNRIDELHECIKKIEHVISVFESKITEIKEQEETQKEEKQKVVKRVIESQVLKDVLFGLRMREIINKFIALLFYILTVGLLVGAARLAYYTILDTVKDIKDTNLYYYIYIGLKNLVIIGLLITSSRYSFKLGQVLMREGVRQGDRLHAINYGKFFLSSFQDRLSFEEMKDLFKDWNIDNNKESKGTVVDDMDSVREIDTKTTGEIVEQLCKLGDQFGKIGEMIAKMKK; encoded by the coding sequence ATGGCAAATATCTATATTTCGTATTCACAGAAAGACAATAAAGTTGTAGATATTATGATAAATCGTTTAAAAGAATTGGGTCATACCATACTTACAGCGAATTATCATCTAAAATTAGAAATTAGTTTACCAAGATCTATAGTATACGAAGATATTCGAGAGTTAGTACATAAATCCGAGGTAGCTATTGTGGTATTTACTGAAAATTACATTGATTCCGATCATAGATTCGAATCAAATACGATCATTAGCTACGCAAAAAATGAAAATAAATTAATTATTCCTATTGTTATTGGAGATGTACTACCTCCAAATTCGTATTTTGAAATTAATTGGGCAAGGATATCATCTAATAGAATTGATGAATTACATGAATGTATAAAAAAGATTGAACATGTAATTTCAGTTTTTGAATCCAAAATAACTGAAATAAAGGAACAGGAAGAAACGCAAAAGGAAGAGAAGCAGAAAGTTGTTAAAAGGGTAATAGAAAGTCAGGTCCTTAAAGATGTTTTGTTTGGTTTAAGAATGAGAGAAATAATTAATAAGTTCATCGCTTTATTATTCTATATCCTTACAGTTGGACTACTGGTTGGAGCGGCTAGGCTTGCTTACTATACTATACTAGACACAGTTAAAGATATTAAAGATACAAATCTATACTATTACATATATATTGGACTGAAAAACTTAGTGATTATAGGTCTTTTAATTACTAGTAGTAGATATAGTTTCAAATTAGGTCAAGTTTTGATGCGTGAAGGTGTAAGACAAGGTGACCGATTACATGCAATTAATTATGGAAAATTTTTCTTGTCATCATTCCAAGATAGATTATCATTTGAAGAGATGAAAGATTTATTTAAGGATTGGAATATAGATAATAACAAGGAAAGTAAAGGAACTGTGGTTGATGATATGGATTCTGTTAGAGAGATCGATACAAAGACAACGGGAGAAATAGTTGAACAATTATGTAAACTAGGGGATCAATTTGGTAAGATAGGAGAAATGATAGCGAAAATGAAAAAATAG
- a CDS encoding helix-turn-helix domain-containing protein, whose amino-acid sequence MINEFGQRVRTLRTQQGIGLNALANRLNVSPAYLSNLENGKTETVHLSFLNQLQAELNIDVSTLLGSIDVENNQDYDEFGFRLQHASLALDKLQKLNPSFAEYLLSIIERGVSLFPAQQDHSSQFETPQDYH is encoded by the coding sequence ATGATAAACGAATTCGGCCAAAGAGTTCGTACCCTGCGAACTCAGCAGGGGATCGGTCTGAATGCTTTAGCTAACCGACTCAATGTTTCACCCGCTTATCTCAGTAATTTGGAGAATGGAAAGACGGAGACCGTTCACCTTTCTTTTTTAAATCAATTACAGGCAGAACTAAACATAGACGTTTCTACACTGCTGGGATCGATTGATGTGGAAAACAATCAGGACTACGATGAATTCGGTTTTCGTCTTCAACACGCTAGTCTTGCACTGGACAAGCTGCAAAAACTCAATCCTTCCTTTGCTGAGTACTTGCTTTCCATTATCGAGCGAGGTGTTTCTTTGTTCCCTGCTCAACAAGATCATTCTTCTCAATTTGAAACACCCCAGGACTATCACTAG
- a CDS encoding RTX toxin: MDMGNGRTAIQLFYNPVGNTLQKISGYELEVHQYKLKTGQETAYTRALFPIQKGIPYLFIDRVFYDLFDITNVQSYNDELVMYDPGNTVTTGFVLKKNGVVIDVLGDPTSHSQFTPKGGTIIRKSGIHAGSSSFNLYGEWNSFPTGTVQYLGGHTP, from the coding sequence ATGGACATGGGCAATGGACGCACGGCGATTCAGCTGTTCTACAACCCCGTCGGCAACACTTTGCAGAAAATATCCGGCTACGAGCTGGAAGTCCATCAATACAAGCTCAAGACCGGGCAGGAGACCGCTTATACCCGAGCGTTGTTCCCAATCCAGAAGGGGATACCGTATCTCTTCATCGACCGGGTGTTCTACGATCTGTTTGACATCACCAACGTCCAGTCCTACAATGACGAACTGGTGATGTACGATCCGGGCAATACGGTCACTACAGGCTTTGTTCTTAAGAAAAACGGAGTCGTGATCGACGTGCTTGGCGATCCGACCTCGCACAGTCAATTTACCCCAAAAGGCGGAACGATTATCCGCAAGTCCGGCATTCACGCCGGTTCGAGCTCGTTCAATCTGTACGGGGAATGGAACAGCTTCCCGACCGGCACGGTCCAGTACCTCGGAGGGCACACCCCGTAA
- a CDS encoding VOC family protein has translation MAVKRIEHVGIMVKDIEKSIQFYQEVIGLELIKRIGHPNPNLTLAFLGFKESQETIVELIQGYNSDLPTEGKVHHICFKVDNLDEEIERLKSLNVKFLLAEEIETLPDGSRYIFFAGLDGEWIEFFETTRYV, from the coding sequence ATGGCTGTGAAAAGAATCGAACACGTTGGAATTATGGTAAAAGATATTGAGAAATCCATTCAGTTTTATCAGGAGGTTATTGGTCTAGAATTAATCAAAAGAATAGGTCATCCTAATCCCAATCTTACATTAGCGTTTCTTGGATTTAAAGAGTCGCAAGAAACAATTGTGGAGCTAATTCAGGGCTATAATAGTGATTTGCCTACAGAGGGAAAAGTGCATCATATTTGTTTTAAAGTGGACAACCTTGATGAGGAAATCGAGCGCTTGAAAAGTTTAAATGTAAAATTTTTGTTGGCAGAGGAGATAGAAACACTTCCAGACGGTTCCCGATATATTTTCTTCGCGGGGCTAGACGGGGAATGGATCGAGTTTTTTGAAACTACTCGTTATGTTTAG
- a CDS encoding recombinase family protein has protein sequence MKAVAYYRSSTEIQVNSIDMQQYMAFESSIHHVIPIEEEYVDKAVSARKTTIVQRAGLKKLLQDIRNDKVSTLFVFKRDRLARKAIEYLEIYELLKEKNVQVIFTAENEIPIYYTPVGELFEYIMAGMVQREGEQIIERIRARTKANFLNGKYIGTLPFGYSYNSASKKITRDEEKLSIVKTIYERFNDGHSTGEVAKELNENNLLRDGKLWTSQSVRSVLTNPLYMGLRVMNYEDEMLQKRVDHLAVINEEDWEKAQYQLELVQQAKNRTPSPKVFFPLESLLFCGECHEEAKRQEQSLPLQPLVGKAKNARYICKKHNAIKLEKADIEQQMLDRCYDFFGELLSSHLQDLFVRFEKSNRTALEDQLRGIENKLSETRRHLITRTEKWFCEKDPSKKESLEQALVNGYDKFAEQKRLKERVQFCIGELEEIRNKIKQQDEHFASKENIQELDEKVVKELFSDVIHQVMVYPLYIEIRFKHPFLQIKEAIVSP, from the coding sequence ATGAAAGCTGTCGCCTACTATAGAAGTTCAACAGAAATTCAGGTGAACTCCATTGATATGCAGCAGTACATGGCATTTGAAAGTTCGATTCATCACGTCATCCCCATTGAAGAAGAGTATGTAGATAAAGCAGTGTCAGCCAGAAAAACGACAATTGTCCAGCGTGCCGGATTGAAAAAGCTTTTACAGGACATTCGGAATGATAAAGTAAGTACGTTATTTGTATTCAAACGAGATCGCTTGGCGAGAAAAGCGATTGAATACCTTGAGATTTATGAACTGTTAAAAGAGAAAAATGTACAAGTAATTTTCACGGCTGAAAATGAAATCCCCATCTATTACACTCCAGTCGGTGAGTTATTTGAGTACATCATGGCCGGTATGGTACAACGTGAAGGCGAACAAATTATTGAGCGTATCCGAGCAAGAACAAAAGCAAATTTCCTAAATGGTAAATATATTGGAACCCTTCCGTTCGGCTACTCTTATAACTCTGCATCGAAGAAAATTACCCGAGATGAAGAAAAACTCTCTATTGTAAAAACAATTTATGAACGGTTTAATGATGGCCATTCAACAGGAGAAGTCGCCAAAGAACTGAATGAGAATAACCTGCTTCGTGATGGCAAGCTATGGACATCTCAAAGTGTTCGTAGTGTCTTAACTAACCCGCTTTATATGGGGTTGCGTGTAATGAATTATGAGGATGAAATGCTACAAAAAAGAGTGGACCACCTCGCCGTCATTAATGAAGAAGACTGGGAAAAAGCTCAGTATCAACTGGAATTAGTCCAGCAGGCTAAAAATCGAACACCGAGTCCGAAAGTGTTTTTCCCTTTAGAATCGCTTTTATTTTGTGGAGAATGTCATGAAGAAGCGAAAAGACAGGAACAATCTCTTCCGTTGCAGCCACTTGTCGGAAAAGCTAAAAATGCTCGGTACATCTGCAAAAAGCACAACGCGATTAAACTCGAGAAGGCCGATATTGAGCAACAAATGCTAGATCGATGCTATGACTTTTTTGGAGAGCTGCTTTCCAGTCATCTTCAAGATTTGTTTGTTCGTTTTGAAAAGAGCAACCGTACCGCTCTTGAAGATCAGTTACGCGGCATTGAAAACAAATTGAGCGAAACGAGAAGGCATCTGATTACTCGAACAGAAAAATGGTTCTGTGAAAAGGACCCTTCTAAAAAAGAATCGCTAGAGCAAGCGCTCGTAAATGGTTATGACAAATTTGCAGAACAAAAACGCCTAAAAGAACGTGTTCAGTTCTGTATAGGTGAACTTGAAGAAATCAGAAATAAAATCAAACAGCAGGACGAGCACTTTGCAAGTAAGGAAAATATTCAGGAACTCGATGAGAAAGTAGTAAAAGAGCTATTCTCCGATGTCATCCATCAGGTCATGGTTTATCCTCTCTATATTGAAATCAGATTTAAGCATCCATTTCTTCAGATCAAGGAGGCGATTGTTTCGCCATGA
- a CDS encoding S-layer homology domain-containing protein, translating to MRKKIYKKGYNVLSTTVALSMLFGPTHIMAASTIDETQEQKNTVSISFVDSDQVSAWAKDAVGKVKEQGIMVGDPTGRFRPQDKMTRQEVASTIANVLHLTKQKSSSSPFRDVSTAAWARDAIEAVKTAGIMMGDEKGDFHPDTPMTREELAVLLVNAIKADTKGKGDNLPFADKSKVSTWAKPAVQVVMEQGLLRGDGKNFNPTEFVQRQEIASVLARLVDGMTSSSHHAVIDTIKGDTVTINGSAYRVSENFRGLLNEENAKVLQKANIDFQSSNQTITKITYLGLVAGGSPAKTGKKEFSGNLILNGNGAILDGDLVVASDYITVSNLTVLDNLTIKKMLQNDFYAKKLTVKGMTSIEGGDENTVEFEDSQLQSVDVTKQDVHVVSSGSTTVQSMDVRTNAAIEVDPTAKLQQITISNGAQTVNVQGTVQQVVVASSSPVTVAGNADITSVTVNGSGSVALNNSGSVGQLQVNNPQSQVTTGVSSKVGGVTLANGVPASAVSGVTTSSSASQSSSGGSSSGGSSGGNTAPKLIKNFVDPQLVLLANGNYTIDLSQYLKDDEQPTLKFGAASQNNNVAKVSVAGNILTIMPQGKGTAKITVVADDQVGKKTTASFNLSVNDSISDQSVQLGSSNPTLNFNSLFVNTTNDPLNYTAIIDNTDIATLSLSDSTLTLHPLRVGMATVTVAASNAGSSITQAFKLNVSAPPNAEPSVSTIPSQTLQVGGNAQQLDLSSYLHDEDHDPLTLTADTKDHSIATVTVSGDTLTLTPVGVGQTEVALTVSDGKGGTATASIPVEVKAASVTNHNPTVDSIAKQTLQVGGNAQQLDLSSYLHDEDHDPLTLKADTKDHNIATVTVSGDTLTLTPVGAGQTEVALTVSDSRGGTATASIPLEVNAASTGQNQAPEVISLISEQVLTAGVTNVRTYDLTQLFEDPDGDALTFTAVPQKSGIVAASVSGNLLTLTPDSTAGSTKVQITADDGKGGTTTYDFTVRNAPLAPNGLVEIRTKQGVKDSITYDLSSIFPNQTTFQMYQGTPDSTIGPETLNGKIWTWNGEAWPMVWVIGANGSAVVLHVTVNP from the coding sequence ATGAGAAAAAAGATATACAAAAAAGGATATAACGTTTTATCGACAACGGTTGCTCTTTCCATGTTATTTGGACCTACTCATATTATGGCTGCTTCTACCATTGATGAAACACAAGAACAGAAAAATACGGTGTCTATTTCTTTTGTAGATTCTGATCAAGTCAGCGCGTGGGCAAAAGATGCTGTAGGGAAAGTGAAAGAACAAGGAATTATGGTCGGAGATCCAACGGGGCGTTTTCGACCACAGGATAAGATGACACGTCAGGAAGTCGCTTCAACGATAGCAAACGTATTACATCTAACGAAACAAAAAAGCAGTTCATCTCCTTTTCGAGATGTTTCGACTGCTGCATGGGCCAGGGATGCTATTGAAGCAGTGAAAACAGCAGGAATTATGATGGGGGATGAAAAGGGGGACTTTCATCCAGATACCCCCATGACTCGGGAAGAACTTGCTGTGTTATTGGTCAATGCCATTAAGGCGGATACAAAAGGAAAAGGGGATAATCTTCCATTTGCAGATAAAAGTAAGGTAAGTACCTGGGCGAAGCCAGCGGTTCAAGTGGTAATGGAACAGGGGCTGCTTCGAGGGGATGGGAAAAACTTCAACCCTACGGAATTTGTTCAACGCCAGGAGATAGCCTCTGTTTTGGCTAGATTGGTGGATGGAATGACATCTTCCTCGCATCATGCGGTAATAGACACGATTAAGGGAGATACGGTTACGATTAACGGTTCTGCCTATCGAGTGTCTGAAAATTTTAGAGGATTACTAAATGAAGAGAATGCGAAGGTTCTCCAGAAGGCAAACATTGACTTTCAATCGTCAAATCAAACGATCACGAAAATCACGTACCTAGGGCTTGTGGCGGGTGGAAGTCCAGCGAAGACAGGCAAAAAAGAATTTAGTGGGAACCTTATTTTAAACGGAAATGGAGCGATATTAGACGGGGATTTGGTCGTTGCGAGTGATTATATTACAGTATCGAATCTGACGGTATTGGATAATTTAACCATTAAAAAGATGCTTCAAAACGATTTCTACGCTAAGAAATTAACAGTGAAAGGCATGACAAGCATCGAAGGTGGAGATGAAAATACGGTCGAGTTTGAGGATTCACAGCTGCAATCTGTTGATGTTACTAAGCAGGACGTACATGTCGTTTCTTCAGGTAGTACAACAGTACAAAGTATGGATGTAAGAACGAATGCAGCGATTGAAGTAGACCCGACAGCGAAGCTACAACAAATAACGATTAGTAATGGTGCACAAACAGTTAACGTGCAAGGAACTGTTCAGCAGGTTGTTGTAGCGAGTTCAAGCCCAGTAACAGTGGCCGGTAATGCAGATATTACTAGTGTAACAGTGAATGGTTCTGGATCAGTGGCACTAAATAATTCTGGTTCAGTCGGGCAACTTCAAGTTAATAATCCACAGTCCCAGGTAACGACAGGGGTATCAAGTAAAGTGGGGGGCGTGACACTTGCCAATGGTGTACCTGCATCAGCGGTTAGCGGGGTAACTACGTCATCATCTGCTTCACAAAGTTCATCGGGAGGTAGTTCATCTGGTGGTTCTAGTGGAGGAAACACAGCGCCAAAGCTAATTAAGAATTTTGTTGACCCTCAACTCGTTTTACTTGCGAATGGAAATTATACGATAGATTTATCTCAGTATCTGAAGGATGATGAGCAACCTACTTTGAAATTTGGGGCTGCTTCCCAGAATAATAATGTTGCTAAAGTGTCTGTTGCAGGAAATATTCTTACCATTATGCCGCAAGGGAAAGGAACAGCGAAAATTACAGTTGTTGCCGATGATCAAGTTGGAAAGAAAACGACGGCTTCATTTAACCTATCCGTTAACGATTCGATTTCTGATCAGTCTGTACAGTTAGGATCGAGTAACCCCACTCTTAATTTTAACTCTTTGTTTGTAAATACGACTAATGATCCTTTAAACTATACGGCAATTATCGATAACACTGATATTGCCACATTAAGTTTGTCAGACAGTACATTAACTCTACATCCTTTGCGGGTGGGTATGGCAACAGTGACAGTTGCAGCATCCAATGCTGGCAGTAGTATTACGCAAGCATTCAAACTGAACGTAAGCGCACCACCGAATGCCGAACCTTCTGTTAGTACTATTCCTTCACAAACCCTACAGGTAGGAGGAAATGCACAACAACTAGATTTATCTAGTTACTTGCACGATGAGGATCATGATCCACTGACGTTGACAGCAGATACAAAGGATCATAGCATCGCAACGGTAACAGTGAGTGGAGATACCCTGACATTAACACCGGTTGGCGTAGGCCAAACAGAGGTAGCATTGACGGTGAGCGATGGCAAAGGAGGAACCGCAACGGCATCTATTCCGGTAGAGGTGAAGGCAGCATCTGTAACCAATCACAATCCGACAGTTGACTCGATAGCTAAGCAAACCCTGCAGGTAGGAGGGAATGCACAACAACTGGATTTATCTAGTTACTTGCACGATGAGGATCATGATCCACTGACGTTGAAAGCAGATACAAAGGATCATAACATCGCAACGGTAACGGTGAGCGGGGATACCCTGACATTAACACCGGTTGGCGCAGGTCAAACAGAGGTAGCCTTGACAGTGAGCGATAGCAGAGGAGGAACCGCAACAGCATCCATTCCGCTAGAGGTCAACGCGGCTTCAACGGGACAAAACCAAGCCCCGGAAGTCATTAGCCTCATCTCCGAACAAGTCCTGACTGCCGGAGTGACCAATGTCCGAACGTACGATCTGACTCAACTGTTTGAAGATCCGGACGGCGATGCGCTGACCTTTACCGCCGTTCCGCAAAAATCTGGCATCGTCGCTGCATCCGTTTCTGGAAATCTCCTCACGCTGACACCAGATTCGACCGCAGGCAGCACGAAGGTACAGATCACCGCAGACGACGGCAAGGGAGGCACGACAACCTACGACTTCACCGTGCGCAACGCGCCGCTCGCTCCGAACGGACTGGTGGAGATTCGGACGAAGCAAGGTGTGAAGGACAGCATCACCTACGACCTGTCGAGTATCTTCCCGAACCAAACCACGTTCCAAATGTACCAAGGCACTCCTGACTCGACAATTGGACCGGAGACGCTGAACGGAAAGATCTGGACGTGGAATGGGGAAGCCTGGCCAATGGTGTGGGTGATTGGCGCAAATGGATCGGCAGTCGTGCTGCACGTCACCGTGAATCCTTAA